Within Wyeomyia smithii strain HCP4-BCI-WySm-NY-G18 chromosome 2, ASM2978416v1, whole genome shotgun sequence, the genomic segment tcactgtgcgaattgtaacggcaaccatatgtcaaatttttatcaatgcccagtccgtttagcaattgttaaggcaaggcaaggtaaacaaaattcaatttctcaattaaaaccaacttcaaaacaaaattctccaagcgtaccagtgacgcatagtttacctactcctttgcatacccgtttaacttatgcacaggatacaggtagttcgaacattataccgcctagtgttggtagttcgaaaatgaccgttaatatgggtaagcaaaacaggctagaaaataattgtacacctatcactccagctaatattgctgccgaaaatattttttctaatgttaactgcctggggcctattacggcaggtaaactttcttttttgcaacaggcaatgttcgatcttatgacaACATGCAAcatgcaggcaaaatcaatgtttgaagccattcaaataggcacaaattttactattaaaattgtttctaatttaaaatttagcaatgattttaaataaaacaattaaaatattaaattggaatgctcgctctttgaAGGCCAAtcagaatgagctttttaattttttaacagtaaataatgtgcatattgcaattattactgaaacatttttgaaacctaacataaaattaaaatatgatcccaattacgtggttcatagatatgataggattcagggttccggcggtggagttgcaattgttattcatcgccgaatcaaacatcgtgctcttccccatcttgagacaaaagttattgaaactttgggaattgaagttcaaactgaacttgggattttatttattgccgcagcatatttaccatttcaatgcacacgcgagctcaaaaattattttaaaggtgatttacaaaaactcaccagaaatcgttcgaaatttttcataatcggcgattttaatgctaaacatcgttcatggaataattctcaaagtaattccaatggcaaaattttattcaacgattgttcttcaggatactattctattttgtctccgaatagtcctacatgcttttcttctgtaataaacccttcaacaattgatttggtgcttacagatcaaagtcatgtatgtagtgatttgatcacacatgctgactttgattctgatcatcttccaataactttttctttatcacatgaatcagttttaaaccctatgagctctgtttttaattataacaaggctaattggaaaagatacaaaactcatattgagagaaatttcaataatgagcttgatttgcagaacgaagtgaatattgattccgctttggacgcattaaaatgtgcaattgttgatgccaggaattattctgttccaaaggctcaagtgaaatttgattcaccaataattgacgaaaatcttcaacttctaattcgtttgaaaaatgtccgcagacgtcaatatcaacgttctcgtgaccctgtttttaaaactatttataaagatttacagaaagagattaaacatagatttactcttctgagaaatcaaaattttgagactaaagttgaaaaattgaaaccatattcaaaaccattttggaagctgtcgaagattcttaagaaaccttcaaagcctattccatttttaaaagatggtgaacgttttcttgtatccaatgaacaaaaggctcaaagacttgctcagcagtttgagagtgttcataactcaaatttgaattttgtgagtccaattgaaaatgaagtcacacgtcaatttgatttaatttcttcccagaattttttacctgcagaaataattgaaactaacttgaatgagattaaatcaattatcgaaaaatttcaaaaatatgaaagcacctggtgacgatggaatctttaatatactaatcaaacatctccctgagagcacaatggaatttttagtaaaaattttcaattgctgcttcaaaattgcatattttcccaaattatggaaaaatgcaaaaattactcccattttaaaaccggataagaacccagctgaagtttcaagttatcgaccaatcagtttgctttcttcaataagtaaactttttgagagaattattcttaacagaatgatgtcacacatcaacgaaaattcaatttttgcaaatgaacagtttggatttcgccatgggcattccacaactcatcaattgctcagagttactaatatgatacgagctaacaaatctgaaggttattccactggagctgctcttttagacatagaaaaagcattcgacagtgtttggcataaaggtttgattgcgaaattgcaaacttttaattttccaattttcctaatcaaaatttaaaaaaattatcttactgatcgaactctgcaggttgtctatcaaaattcaaaatctgatagatgtcctgtcagagcaggtgtacctcaaggttcagtcttgggtccagtcctgtacaacatattcacttcagatcttcctgatttgcctccaggatgcacaaagtctttgttctgcgatgacacaagcatttccgtaaaaggaaaaagtcttcgtgtcatatgcagtcgattgcagaaaagtttagatattttttcttcctacttgcaaaagtggaaaatctctcccaatgcttctaaaactcaaatgataattttaccgcataagcctagggcttctttcctcaagccaaacaataattacgttgtcaagatgaatggggttattttaagttggtccgacaaggttaagtacttgggactaatttatgataaaaaacttattttcaaagagcacattgagagtatacaagccaagtgcatcaaatatacgagatgtttatatcctctcactaacaggaattctaaacttttttaaagaacaaacttttgatttacaaacaaatttttagaccagcaatgctttatgctgtaccgatctggtcaagttgctgttcaacaaggaagaaaacgcttcaaaggattcagaataaaattctgaaaatgattttgaagcgtcctccttggtttggtacactcgaattacatagacttactggtgttgaaccattagaagctatgtcaaataaaattattaacaattttcgacaaaaatcgttgcaatcctcaattgctacgataagctctctttatagccaataagttagcaattgagttagttgtaagtttacttccccttttctgacaagtaggtttaaatccctacgaatgataagtcctaattgcgaaagcaaacaaatcctaacaattaaaattacaaatttctaacagtgttgagaagtcaccatttgtgacacacatactcattatttactaatatttatcataaatacttaagctactaacaaatcccccctttaaaaaaaaaaaaaaaaaaaaaaattacgaaactaaATTAAGTTGCCTTAAATCGAGGTATAACTGTACTGCCCTTTTAGGTATTATATGTTGGATAATCGACAGTTTTAGGTAAAAAGTAGCACTTTTTACCGAAAACTGTCGATTAtccaaaatatataaaatcaagcggtgatGATCTCAACGAAACAAACCTCTTAGGTATTGCTTATCTAGGGACTCGACGTTTCTATCAACCAGATGTGCAAATTAATGCGGAACACGCTGATTCAATGGATTCCTTCTGcagcaaggttgcatattcaatttgagGGTGTCTATTCCATTCGATTGGCCGCGTGCCGAAAACTCGTTCCACAAGTACAGTTTTGAAATATGATGTACGACAAACTGGCAGTCCATAAGTAATGCTACCAGTTTGTCGAAGAAAGTAGTGCTCTAACTCATACGCCTAAAGTGTGAGAGCCAATATTCAGTGGGATATTCAgcaaatattcgcggtgaatataaaaatattcaccgcgaatattggctgaatattgCACTGAATATGAGCTCTCACACTTCCGGTATAATAGATACAGCATTGCACTATTTGACAAGCTTGTAGTACTACTcagggactacaagtttgtcatacattgtTTTCCAAAATTGTACTTGTATAGCGAGCTATCGGTATGCGGCGAAAAAGCACCTCAAAATTGAATAGGCAACCTTGTTCTGCAGCATATAAATTGTTCAAATTTGTGCAggatttcaaagattttttcttGAGCGAACTAAATTATTCGAAATTTCGAGTAGAAGTATTTCGCATTTCGAGCAGACTTTTTGTCGTTTTTCGAACATTTGAATGGTCAAAAATATCTAGCAACACTGATTCGTATTTCgcaatttgtttttgttttgacttTGAGTCAATCGTAAGTCGCAGAGGAAAACCAGGAAAACGATTCTTTTTCGGTTTGAATGTTTTATCGGTAGATtagctttgtgaaaaatatgGTACTTAGTTAAATCTTAAGTGAGACTTCTTCCATGTGATTAAGTGATTGAGTAACCATTAAAAATGACTGACGAGTTGGAAAACGAAAACTACGTGATTCAGGTTCGTGCTTTGTTGAACCAGCAAAAAGTTAAGCTTTGGGAATCACCATATTACAACACTTCTACCCAACAATATGCTGAATCAGAGCTAGAGGTATgtatttttacttttaaaacTTGGAGGAAAGCTTAAAAAATGTTATCTAATGTAGAAATTGGCCATTTCGTTTCACGAGCGACTGCAAATCTCACTCAAGGATTGTCTAAAAGCGATTCGATTTCTGCAGCAGAATGCCTTGGATAAACTTAGAAGCAAGGATGAATTCCTCAAAACGGGCATCGCAACAATAAGGTGTAGGGCGCCAACACAAGAGAAAATAAATCGTTACTTCGATGTTAAGCTCAAAATCACTAGTCATGGCCAGGAACTGGCCCAAATGGTCGCGGATAAACTGGCTTTGGATGTGTCAAGGTAAGTCCCGTGGGTCGATGCTCATGTGAAAACACGAAAATATAGATAGTATCGATGAATCATATGTTATCTTAACTTATGTTTAGCAAAATCTTatcttcttgaaaaaaaaaattatttttttgtcgtAAAGAGCACATATTTGAGTTGATTTCgtaattcaattcaaaaaacAATGAATACTTGTCGAACAACTTGGTTTTTcgttttttactaaaataatgGAAATTCTAAGGTTGGCTTTGATAGTCAATTGGTCGTAGGCTCGTAGCGAGGTTTAATTTCTTCAAAAATGCAATTTCACGCTACATAATTCacacataatttttttatggtttgGTCTAGAGTATTGTTTAAGGTATTTAAAAGTTTTCATACATTATGTCTTTGCAAGAATAAAACTCGTGTGCGCGGGGAAAGTGCTAAAGAATCATTTAACGCTGTCAGAACAGAATGTCGTCAATGGTGCCGCCGTTATGATTCTTATTATGCTGCAGAGCGTGGAAGCCGCACAGCGAGAATCCAGCACCTACGACCGCATTCATAAGATACGAGCCGACGCGGAACTGCTTATAAACGATGAGCGATCGGACTTTCTAAGTGTAAGTTGGTTGTGTAAatgtaaaaaagtttttcagtttgctttCAATTTAAATGTTACAGCTAGAGGACCAAGACGGAAATGCTCTTCATTTACCTGCCAGCGAAAAGAAAGCCCTTCTGATGGCATTGACACTTTACGAGAAGGGAAAAGTTGCCCTTAGAAAGGAAAATTTTGAAGAAGCTCTACTACTTTTCCTGGAGGCAGATAGTGACTTTCGTACGTGTAACTCGCAGCTGCTGACCGTTGTCGACAATTATGCCCTGTTGAATTTGGATATTGTTTGGTGTTATCTGTGTTTAAAGGTTTGTAGACTGCTGAAGCGACACACATTTTTATTTACATGGCATATGATTACTTTTAGAACATGAACCAACTGCCAGATGCAGAGCAGCGCTTGCAGTTGTGCGACGAGAAACTTCGTCAAAGTTACGGTGCCAATATGAATCGTGTTACTGCCATAAAAGGAACCCAACAGTGTAGCGAGAAAGCGCTGCTGTTAAGGCTCCATCTGCTGAAAGCAGTTTTATACTTTCATCAGAACAAACGCAGCGATGCAGAAACTATGTTTAGAGTAGTGGAGAGTGAGCTTCaaactttaaaaataaatgatgaATGCTTAACCACTTTACTCAATTGCGGTTTTGAGATAACAGAGTCAAGAATTGCACTAAGAGCTTGTTCCAATAACGTCGAACCAGCAATTGAGTTCATCAACAACCGAAGGCAAATGGTTGAAGCCAACGAGAAAAAATCAAAGCGAGAGAAGAATCTTTACAAGAAAATTGGTTACCTCAACGCGCATGAGTGCCGAATTAATGTTGAACACGTTGATCAGCTTGTAGAAATGGGCTATTCGGAGTGTCTCGCCGCCATAGCTCTGAAACGCACGGGAAATAATTtgtacaatgctttgaatgaaCTACAGCAAAAGCAGGATGATCTGAAGCAAGAGTTGATCGCCTCCATAGAGCCCTCTAAGCAGCTGATTGATAAACTTATCGATTTGGGCTTCCACGCACAAGCCGCCGAAGCAGCTCTGAAGCAAACGATAAACAATTTTGAAGAAGCTTTGGAATTTCTCATAAACGTTCGTAATAGTAACGAGTATGATGCAATGCTGACTAGCACGAGCAGCGAAGTTGCTTCCAACTCTTCATCAACGCTCAGTTCCAATGCAGAAACCGTCAAACTGCCATTATCTAGTAACGAACAAGCGAGTTCATCTCGCAAGCAAGATAAAAACAATTGTAACAATGCCAAAAAGGAGATGATGGATATTTTGTACAAAAGTTTCTCTAAGGATATGGACACGACTAGTGACACTTACTTAGATATGCCTCTACTTGAGGAGGCATCCATTTTAGATGAGTATAAAAAGTTATTGAATATGCAATAGTCAATGTGTTCTCCATTGGGCTCAATTGATTAATAACTGATTAAAATAAACTATATGAGTGATATATTTTAGATATATAAACgcgataaatttttattttttctgtataTTATTGAAATGTTTAGCAATATATATGTTTTACAAACATAGGTTTATCTTTTAGTTTGCGCCTTCGAACGTAAGATCAACACTTTttagtttgaaatttttttatccggatatatatatattctaagCCGAAAGTAATGTTCAATTTAACATTAGTCCGTATAAATGAAAGGGCTTACTCCGCTTCTCATAAGATTTACACGGGATGAGTAAATCAAACGCTTTTATTTATACGGCTTATTGAATGAtagttgtttatttgtttattgtttcCCGTCTTCGAATGAAAATCGTCCAGACtaaattttagcttattttaaTTTCTAATCCTATTTTTAAAAGCCATTTTCGTCATACCCAATTCATGGAGGTTACTAACATCATTGTATGCCTTCAGACATGCATTATATGCACTATCACGTCCGTAACTAGTTCTGCGGATCGGTAAATTAATCGTGGGATAACTTCGGAGGGTTCGCGGGGGAACATGAAAATTGGTGTGCTGTAACAGTTCTGGAGTCGttaacattttctattatgtCGTAAACAAACATTCTCTGCAGCTTGATTAAGTCTGGTAAGTTTACCGGATCATTCCACGGTAGTTGGCGTAAAGCATACCGAATGAACTGCTTTTGTATCCGCTCTGATTTCACGGCGTGCGCTAGTTGGTATGGTACCCCGACCTGAACTGCATACTCAAGGATGCTCCGTAATGTTGCAATAGAAGTATTGaacgttgaaatatttttttctcaactgtggTAAAATCAATTGTCTTCCCGGTCAGAAGAGCACAactaaaacattacaaaattctatcaacgtgagatacaaataacatactttgatacaattttgtatttttccatataattttgattacaaaattgaatctgaatatatataataacaaaacgtgtaatgaagtagttctgaaacaagtctaactaacttttcgtttttatcaaaacctgttgtttctaacaatgttcgttattatattgtattatatactatcttattttgttagaaagctaatatattagtaacaaattttaatatgtgtttgatactagtagaatcatttctgttataatttctgttattttaacacctaacgggaccaaattgagAACACAGCCtggaaggtttttcccgtaacaaactaacaacttctgttacatttttgttttttcttttatatCGGGTTTGCAACAAATGTAAATTTGTATAAATAACTTAAGTAATTTTTCTAtacacttcttttttttttaaggggggatttgttagtagcttaagtatttatgataaatattagtaaataatgagtatgtgtgtccaatcacaaatggtgacttcttaaCACTGTtataaatttgtaattttaattgttaggatttgtttgctttcgcaattaggacttatcatttgtagggatttaaaccttcttgtcagaaaaggggaagtaaacttacaactaacttaattgctaacttattggctataaagagagcttatcgtagcaattgaggattgcaacgatttttgtcgaaaattgttaataattttatttgacatagcttctaatggttcaacaccagtaagtctatgtaattcgagtgtaccaaaccaaggaggacgcttcaaaatcattttcagaattttattctgaatcctttggagcgttttcctccttgttgaacagcaacttgaccagatcggtacagcaaaaagcattgctggtctaaaaatttgtttgtaaatcaaaagtttgttctttaaacaaagtttagaattcctgttaatgagaggatataaactgccgctcatagcaagttcgtcccatttgcgttttggtgctcatgagaaaacagcaattgaaaatcgtaacacttttggtgaaattttgcactcaaatgctttttcaatcaagaccatcaacagaatttagtactgcaatgacaatctaacacttttgcatcataaaattCACATacacaccgaaatttgattaaaatttgttgaaaatcataagctgggactcacatgcgattacttttagggtacgtagccagaatgatagcaagtcagtcccatagccagctacgaccagtgatgaaaaacaaactactacaAATCGATGGCGGCGCTAAaacttgcgtttggaatgaatccatcgctggtcaattcataaatgacctactctcgtgcttcattaaacaagtttttttgtgagaagcataacacaatgtagCAACTGCAccactcaaaataaaattagattttgtttttacatttgatactactgataaattcgaaatcagtttgggtgtaggaacttgttcttaATTTTCCTGatagcggtcacacgttcgtgacggcggacaggttccacgtagcagtggaagcaaatatgaaagaacacctaTAGCTTGGGAAAAAGTTTGCTGTTAaagctaagtagcgtaccgaagtatttgatatggctgacaaattcttcaaaacggaATTCacgatgataattgaacaattcttgccCACGTCTCTTCATAAAATacggaaaaaatacgaaaagtagcaTTTACTAAggaatgctttaactaacaatacagtgacacacctaaagcgttcactatcaacaaacaacagctgaacgaagctactggtggaaactttgttatgaagaaaacattgtactagcTAGAGCCaaacgatgtagaacgcgtaaagTCGAATGGTTGAAATTCTGGTAAGCTCCAGTGAACGATTCGAGGCGAATGCTATTTTGTCTTCGTCCCGATTTTATTTGCCATGATGTATCTATCAATGCCACGGTGAACCGACACAAAtatttactgagttgcatcgatGTGATTTTGAACCGTATCCAATCGGCAAACAATGAGAAACAGCAGGCATAGGGATAGACACGAATCGATCGTTTCAATTCATCCGAACACATGTACGCGCCCGATGAAGTATGCGTTCGTGTTACATTGACATTAGTCCACAGCGAACGGTTCACGAAGCGAATGAAGATTCAATGCAGGAATCAGGAGCCCtgttcatcacaaaacatcccctattaaaaaaaaattatgagatCGGAGTTTCGAGTCTATCGTGACTCCTAGGTCGCGAATAGAAGTGACCCGCTCCAGCACGTTACCACCAATGTAGTATGTATGGTTCACAGAGTCCGAGCGTCTTGTGAATGAAACAATTTTACACTTTTACACGCTGCGTTAATTTTCATGCCATTTTGTGAATACCATAGTGAAAGTTCGTTGATGTCGTCTTGCAAAGCCAGATAGTCCAGAGGTGACGATACTACTATATAGAGTTTGAGGTTATCAGCAAACAtctgcttctgagacttcagtCTAGAGCATATGTCGTTCACAAACAAGACAAATATGAGCGGACCCAGTACGCTTCCCTGTGGGACACCAGACGTGAGGGCGAATTCTTTGGAACACACGGAGTTCATGCAGACTGAGGCTTTACGGTTAGTGaggtatgagtgtagccatccgGTGACGTGCTCTGGAAACCTCATACGTTTGGCATAATCGTGTGGCACAACATCAAAAGCCTTAGGGAAATCGACGTAGACAGCATCGACTTGTTTTCTGTTATCAATTTCTGGAAATAGTGCGTTTGTATAGCACATCAGGTTGGAGGTTGTAGACCTTTGTTGCACAGACCCGTGTTGGTATTCTGATATAAGCGGTCGTGCAACTCTGTATAGCACGACATGAACTAGTGACTCGAATATCTTTGCAAGTGAGCATAGAATCGATATGCCATGATAATTGTTGACGTGGTGAATATTGCCCGTTTTGAGAATCGGTACGACCGGTCAGACCGTTGTTGGGAAGATCTTCGATGAGAGCGATAAGTTGAAGAGGCATGAAACAGGTAAAGCCAGTGATGCTGCGCAATTTCTGAGAAGTAGTGGCGGAAGCCCGCCCACTCCAGCGCCTTTTGTGGCGTCGCCATTTTCCAGTGCTTTTCGAACTTCTCCAATCGAAAACCTGATTTCTGGTAGACTTATGTCACACGAATTTGCACTCCGGAAGCATTCGGGACGTATCACAGGGGACGTTGTACTATAGACACTTTGGAGAAGTCGGAAAATAAATCAGCAGCCGTATTTGACGTTTTAGTCGCGTGTTGTAAACTGGACGGTATCCTAGGGCCAGCTTTCAGTGACTTTACATATTTCCAGAAAGAGGCCGGATTTTGCCTTTTGGTTGAGCATTTTGTAAGTACGCCCTGTGAGTATCAGCAAGAAGATTCTTATGCGTAGCTTCCATATTCCGAAGCACACTGCGGTTTTTTGGGGTTTTCGACTTGAAGaagctttttatcattttccgAAGCATGTTCCTTGAGTGGCGAAGCTCGGCAGTCCACCAAGACCTGCGAGTTGATGCGTGGGGCGCACGACGTACAAGCGGAACATGTGTGTTGATTACCTCAGACAGTTTATCATAGAAAATAGACATATCCAAATCGATGGATTCGTTAACCAGATGCTATTGCAAGTCGATAGAGgcaaggggccgttcctaaaccacgtggtcatattttgatcactttttataccccccgtacccccctgtggtctttcgtggtcttttggcccctcccccccttgcgactttaaccacgtggtcttttcatttgtcaagtgccaaaaattcgtttaaatttttaacgtttttgttactaaactttcagtacattttcaaaatacaaaaacttcattcttgacttggtggcaacaataaattataagtcaggaaaaaaaaacacgtggtGATTTCGTcaacccccccacccccgtgcgtggtctttcgtggtcttatGACAaaccccccgtccccctctttatgaccacgtggtttaggaacggcccccaaGAGCATTATTCAGCAAATCAAAATCCCACCGCCTGAAATTTAGCTCCGCTTCGAAGCATTTAACACATCGCAGCGAACATCAAGCAATACAACGAATGGTCTGTGATGACAGTCAACTGGTAGCAGCGGGTGCCGGGGCGCGTCTACTTCGACTTCATCCGGCATGTTACTGAAGAGCAAGTCCAGCCAGCGCCCATTCAAATTTGTGAGATCGTTCAATTGTACTAAATCATAGGTGAGTAGTGTTTCAATAAGTGCTATCTCTTGTTTAGACGATACATTACTGGGCAAATAACCGTTCAGATCCTCGTTAAATTGTTATCTTAGGTGTGGGAGGTTGTAGTCCCCTAGCACCATTATAACGTCAGTATTGTCGACCTGATCAGACATAGTCCCGATTGTTGCAGAGTGAGCAGCGCACATATCAGCGCTGGAATTTGGCCGTAAGTATATACAGCAGATGTATAGTGAGCGACTTGGAAGTTGGACCATAACAGCAACCTGCTCAAGATGGCTACTGTTCGGCAGTGAGATCAAAGTGcttgtgatgttatttttgattgCAATAAGCACAccactgttagtgtcagtaggatcgtagtgctagtcctgtacactcaacggttggctgcgaagtctgtgtatagtgaacagaaggtcaaatttcgcatcggaatgtagcaccaaggcttcacTTTGCGTTAAGCACACCACTACCCCGCGATAGTTCACTGGTAAGCGCACTGCGGTCACATCTAAATAAGGAGTAGTCGGATGACAACTCCGAATCAATGATGATTTTCTtgccacttttgtattgaaatgggtgcctacgtcactttgttttttttttttcaattttatacaacgtacgaataagtagcaacgaaaaggaagataccaaaagataggtcttcggataatgaacaaattggtatGAAAAACCCATATTCGAAAAATGGcctttacgtcactttgtcatctcacggcagcgTAAGCCTCGCACGTTCTGGTAGTACATCGACTGGACgcaaaaatcgtcattttggacCTTCCACTAGATATTCTAAATTCAGTTCAGGCTGGCTAAAACACACCTTTTAAGGCAACAAAACATCCAAAAATAATGCAATCGTCAGTCGAATGGTTGAAATTGCTCTAGACGACAGAAAATATGAAtagaaaatgtttcaaatacaaATAA encodes:
- the LOC129721050 gene encoding NEDD8 ultimate buster 1-like; translated protein: MTDELENENYVIQVRALLNQQKVKLWESPYYNTSTQQYAESELEKLAISFHERLQISLKDCLKAIRFLQQNALDKLRSKDEFLKTGIATIRCRAPTQEKINRYFDVKLKITSHGQELAQMVADKLALDVSRIKLVCAGKVLKNHLTLSEQNVVNGAAVMILIMLQSVEAAQRESSTYDRIHKIRADAELLINDERSDFLSLEDQDGNALHLPASEKKALLMALTLYEKGKVALRKENFEEALLLFLEADSDFRTCNSQLLTVVDNYALLNLDIVWCYLCLKNMNQLPDAEQRLQLCDEKLRQSYGANMNRVTAIKGTQQCSEKALLLRLHLLKAVLYFHQNKRSDAETMFRVVESELQTLKINDECLTTLLNCGFEITESRIALRACSNNVEPAIEFINNRRQMVEANEKKSKREKNLYKKIGYLNAHECRINVEHVDQLVEMGYSECLAAIALKRTGNNLYNALNELQQKQDDLKQELIASIEPSKQLIDKLIDLGFHAQAAEAALKQTINNFEEALEFLINVRNSNEYDAMLTSTSSEVASNSSSTLSSNAETVKLPLSSNEQASSSRKQDKNNCNNAKKEMMDILYKSFSKDMDTTSDTYLDMPLLEEASILDEYKKLLNMQ